In one window of Mesoplodon densirostris isolate mMesDen1 chromosome 4, mMesDen1 primary haplotype, whole genome shotgun sequence DNA:
- the SEC61A2 gene encoding protein transport protein Sec61 subunit alpha isoform X3 translates to MDCYNSLHLLSMLSGTLMELGISPIVTSGLIMQLLAGAKIIEVGDTPKDRALFNGAQKLFGMIITIGQAIVYVMTGMYGDPAEMGAGICLLIIIQLFVAGLIVLLLDELLQKGYGLGSGISLFIATNICETIVWKAFSPTTINTGRGTEFEGAVIALFHLLATRTDKVRALREAFYRQNLPNLMNLIATVFVFAVVIYFQGFRVDLPIKSARYRGQYSSYPIKLFYTSNIPIILQSALVSNLYVISQMLSVRFSGNFLVNLLGQWADVSGGGPARSYPVGGLCYYLSPPESMGAIFEDPVHVVVYIIFMLGSCAFFSKTWIEVSGSSAKDVAKQLKEQQMVMRGHRDTSMVHELNRYIPTAAAFGGLCIGALSVLADFLGAIGSGTGILLAVTIIYQYFEIFVKEQAEVGGMGALFF, encoded by the exons GAACGTTAATGGAATTGGGTATCTCCCCAATTGTAACATCTGGTTTGATTATGCAGTTGTTAGCTGGAGCCAAAATCATTGAAGTTGGAGATACACCCAAAGATAGAGCCCTATTCAATGGAGCCCAGAAAC TATTTGGTATGATCATTACCATTGGGCAAGCCATTGTGTATGTCATGACGGGCATGTATGGGGATCCCGCTGAAATGGGTGCTGGAATCTGTCTCCTTATCATCATTCAG TTGTTTGTTGCTGGTTTGATTGTGCTGCTGTTAGATGAGCTGCTACAGAAGGGTTACGGCTTGGGGTCTGGGATTTCCCTCTTTATTGCCACCAACATCTGTGAAACCATTGTCTGGAAGGCCTTTAGTCCCACTACCATTAACACTGGCAGAG GTACCGAGTTTGAGGGTGCAGTCATAGCTCTCTTTCATTTACTGGCCACCAGGACAGACAAAGTTCGAGCTCTAAGGGAGGCTTTCTATCGTCAGAATTTACCCAATCTCATGAACCTCATTGCTACAGTTTTCGTGTTTGCTGTTGTTATATATTTTCAG GGGTTTCGTGTGGACCTGCCCATTAAGTCGGCCCGGTACCGAGGGCAGTACAGCAGCTACCCCATCAAGCTCTTCTACACCTCCAACATCCCCATCATCCTGCAGTCGGCCCTGGTGTCCAACCTGTATGTTATTTCCCAGATGCTGTCAGTTCGATTTAGTGGCaactttttagtaaatttactagGACAGTGGGCT GACGTCAGTGGGGGAGGACCTGCTCGTTCTTACCCAGTGGGGGGCCTTTGTTACTACCTTTCTCCTCCTGAGTCCATGGGCGCCATATTTGAGGATCCTGTCCATGTGGTTGTTTATATCATCTTCATGTTGGGATCATGTGCATTCTTTTCTAAGACGTGGATAGAGGTGTCTGGTTCCTCAGCCAAAGAT gTAGCTAAACAGCTTAAAGAACAGCAAATGGTAATGAGGGGCCACAGGGATACCTCTATGGTTCATGAGCTTAACAG GTACATCCCCACGGCGGCTGCGTTTGGGGGCTTGTGCATCGGCGCCCTGTCAGTGTTGGCCGACTTCCTCGGGGCCATTGGCTCGGGCACTGGAATTCTGCTTGCAGTCACCATTATT